In Leptospira brenneri, one DNA window encodes the following:
- a CDS encoding tetratricopeptide repeat protein — MSRFQKNTLLTFSLLAFIAYAPLYYSIRNAIKKETLPVTYESAETVSFFSLGEWEVQTKESDSKTLRILSLLIDFEFKKITGGVYLGKEDSLSLAKKNRSNFVLYGAFEWKEKGIEFTPKLSSVEQKASYSGKPVYLPYEERGKLVSSIYQSLSHLLDETIRLHRLMKRKPEWKFPPEDEFLSESEFVKLSEYDSNLSLEEKTSLLKSFEFPSEYVQFLKLVVSLEKRTDESFKEIWRNVGGNSNFSAYTKFYVAKNIAEFYFAKKEFSKTIEYASAARKERESLKSVFHSDYADTISLLGKALVLDGKKEEAVYYLTSAKKLYDTLGLLMDPSSVENSYFYGLLLYDLVQPELASYELSSIRGLLPSGLESIYLDFNLAKVYYDLGRFDASLSLLQDQRKIIMDEGFVNHDIALYSYNLYAASLYKSGKWSIAKSTWESLVNAKSIYGIEDKPYHRYALFNLAVLSKLRNNPEQTESYYKQYTRLSPYGQIVDLSTNDRFEIGKPIYPYTWEIPVQNSFAELEEKTIRSYTGRYLFNGQDEEIRARTYENRLEDTNLFLDDLLNAKAFLSKPMSFLRKTLFGDLKRFEKGNQIVFFDIGPALNHPEYPGVTSLAVAKHFPGMEVVLWELPGEVDLYLKKVKPELKDRLYSFPNIRILSADGVGEFQTIYTEPKNWILRNRPIPNLKGKTIIVRAANSIDIYEPYTKILPHFQNIGKELKTNPILYFFNRSILLKPAGKEKFILIGNQSIRGFHHNFQSLDRNGEPPYSILPYTISEELNP, encoded by the coding sequence TTGTCTCGCTTTCAAAAAAATACTCTCCTTACCTTTTCGCTTTTGGCGTTTATCGCCTATGCTCCGTTATACTATTCGATTCGTAATGCAATCAAAAAAGAAACATTGCCTGTCACTTATGAATCAGCAGAAACTGTTTCCTTTTTTAGTTTAGGAGAATGGGAAGTCCAAACTAAAGAATCGGATTCCAAAACCCTTCGAATTCTTTCTCTTCTCATTGACTTTGAATTCAAAAAAATTACCGGAGGGGTTTATCTCGGTAAAGAAGATTCACTCTCCTTAGCCAAAAAAAATAGATCCAATTTTGTTTTATATGGGGCTTTTGAGTGGAAAGAAAAAGGAATCGAATTCACTCCGAAGCTTAGTTCGGTGGAACAAAAAGCAAGTTATTCGGGTAAACCGGTTTATCTTCCTTATGAAGAACGAGGTAAGTTAGTTTCTAGTATTTATCAATCTCTCTCTCATCTTTTGGATGAAACCATTCGTTTGCATCGATTGATGAAGCGAAAACCCGAATGGAAATTTCCGCCAGAAGATGAATTCCTTTCCGAGTCAGAGTTTGTCAAACTGTCTGAATATGATTCGAATTTATCACTGGAAGAAAAAACTTCGCTTTTAAAATCGTTTGAGTTTCCTTCTGAGTATGTACAATTTCTCAAACTAGTTGTCAGTTTAGAAAAAAGAACTGATGAGTCATTCAAAGAGATTTGGCGAAATGTAGGTGGAAATTCCAATTTTTCCGCATACACGAAGTTCTACGTTGCCAAAAACATTGCTGAGTTCTATTTCGCAAAAAAAGAATTTAGTAAAACAATCGAATATGCTTCTGCTGCAAGAAAAGAAAGAGAAAGTCTAAAATCAGTATTTCATAGTGATTATGCAGATACCATTTCCTTACTAGGAAAGGCATTAGTTCTCGACGGAAAAAAAGAAGAGGCTGTTTATTATTTAACCTCTGCAAAAAAACTTTACGATACTTTGGGTCTACTTATGGATCCAAGTTCTGTAGAAAATTCTTACTTTTATGGCCTTCTTCTTTACGATCTCGTCCAACCTGAACTTGCCTCTTATGAATTGTCTTCCATTCGTGGACTTTTGCCAAGTGGGTTAGAGTCTATTTATTTAGATTTTAACTTAGCAAAGGTATATTATGACTTAGGTCGTTTCGATGCCAGCTTGTCTTTGTTACAAGACCAAAGAAAAATCATTATGGATGAAGGTTTTGTCAATCATGACATTGCTTTGTATTCTTATAATTTGTATGCAGCTTCTCTTTATAAATCAGGCAAGTGGAGTATTGCTAAATCAACCTGGGAATCTTTAGTGAATGCTAAATCCATTTATGGAATTGAAGACAAACCCTACCACCGTTATGCTTTGTTTAATTTAGCCGTTCTATCCAAACTTCGAAATAATCCTGAACAAACAGAAAGTTATTACAAACAATATACAAGGTTATCACCTTATGGACAAATTGTAGACTTATCCACAAACGATCGTTTTGAAATTGGTAAACCAATTTATCCTTATACTTGGGAAATTCCCGTTCAAAATTCTTTTGCAGAGTTGGAAGAAAAAACAATCCGGTCGTATACGGGGCGTTATTTGTTTAATGGACAAGATGAAGAGATTCGTGCAAGGACCTATGAAAACAGACTCGAAGATACCAATTTATTTTTAGATGATTTACTAAATGCCAAGGCTTTTCTTTCCAAACCCATGTCATTTCTTCGTAAAACATTGTTTGGTGATCTAAAACGGTTTGAAAAAGGAAATCAAATTGTATTTTTTGATATTGGACCTGCTTTAAACCATCCAGAATATCCTGGTGTGACTTCTCTGGCAGTTGCCAAACATTTTCCTGGAATGGAAGTTGTTTTATGGGAGTTACCAGGGGAAGTAGACTTATACTTGAAAAAAGTAAAACCAGAATTAAAAGATCGGTTATATTCTTTTCCGAATATTCGAATTCTTTCTGCCGATGGAGTGGGTGAGTTTCAAACGATCTATACCGAACCTAAAAATTGGATCCTCAGAAATCGCCCCATTCCTAATTTAAAAGGAAAAACCATTATCGTCCGAGCAGCAAACTCGATCGATATTTACGAACCATATACAAAAATCCTTCCTCACTTTCAAAACATTGGGAAAGAATTAAAAACAAATCCTATTCTTTATTTTTTCAACCGCAGCATCCTTTTAAAACCTGCAGGCAAAGAAAAATTTATATTAATTGGCAATCAATCCATTCGAGGATTTCATCATAACTTTCAAAGTTTAGATCGAAATGGGGAACCTCCTTATTCCATCCTTCCCTATACTATCAGCGAGGAATTAAACCCATGA
- a CDS encoding sulfate ABC transporter substrate-binding protein, with protein MKKFTEFLNLKPTISAILCIFITLGSLSSLLADSTFLHVSFDPTRELYEEINKAFLKEWKAKKGSEFAIQQSHGGSGKQARAVIDGLDADIVSLALSYDIDSISTKSGLIDANWQKKLPNNSVPYYSTIVFLVRKSNPKKIKDWDDIVKPGVSIITPNPKTSGGARWNYLAAYGFAKRKYKSDEKATDFVKALFKNTSVLDTGARGSTTTFVQRGIGDVLITWENEAKLSLDEEKRSGKNTLEVVYPSESIRAETPVAVVTKTATEKGNLEKATTYLEFLYTKEGQSIISKHFFRPIDPAIAKASAKEFPNIKLFSLSDLGETWDSAQKKHFADAGVFDAIYKTQ; from the coding sequence ATGAAAAAATTTACCGAATTTCTCAATCTAAAACCAACAATTTCTGCAATATTGTGCATTTTTATCACGCTAGGGAGCCTCTCTTCCCTACTCGCTGATTCCACTTTCCTGCACGTGTCCTTTGACCCGACCAGGGAATTGTATGAAGAAATCAATAAGGCCTTCTTAAAAGAATGGAAGGCGAAAAAAGGAAGTGAGTTTGCGATCCAACAGTCCCACGGCGGTTCAGGGAAACAAGCTCGAGCGGTGATCGATGGTTTGGACGCCGACATTGTGAGCCTTGCTCTTTCTTATGACATTGATAGCATCTCCACCAAATCAGGGTTAATTGATGCAAATTGGCAAAAAAAACTTCCAAACAATAGTGTCCCTTACTACTCTACCATTGTATTTTTAGTTCGTAAGTCCAATCCCAAAAAAATCAAAGATTGGGATGATATCGTAAAACCAGGTGTTTCCATCATCACACCAAATCCAAAAACTAGCGGTGGTGCTCGTTGGAATTATTTAGCTGCCTATGGGTTTGCAAAACGCAAATACAAGTCTGATGAAAAAGCTACAGACTTCGTAAAAGCACTTTTCAAAAATACATCCGTCCTCGATACAGGAGCTCGTGGGTCCACAACTACCTTTGTCCAAAGAGGGATTGGTGATGTTCTCATCACTTGGGAGAATGAAGCAAAACTTTCTTTAGATGAAGAGAAAAGATCGGGAAAAAATACATTAGAAGTTGTTTATCCTTCTGAGTCCATTCGAGCAGAAACTCCTGTTGCGGTTGTTACTAAAACTGCTACAGAAAAAGGCAATTTGGAAAAAGCAACGACCTACTTAGAGTTTCTTTATACAAAAGAAGGACAATCTATCATTTCAAAGCATTTTTTTAGACCCATTGATCCCGCAATTGCCAAAGCTTCTGCAAAAGAATTTCCCAATATCAAATTATTTTCCCTATCCGATTTAGGGGAAACTTGGGATTCTGCACAGAAAAAACATTTTGCAGATGCAGGCGTCTTTGATGCCATCTACAAAACCCAATAA
- the flgE gene encoding flagellar hook protein FlgE, producing MMRSLYSGVSGLKNHQVRMDVIGNNISNVNTHGFKTERVTFQDMISQELQGASEPNERIGGTNPKQVGLGSLIAAIDKIMTQGALQTTGKNTDVAVSGEGFFIVKDGDKQFYTRAGAFNVDKNGFYVNPANGLKVQGWNSRLDETGNKYINSAGSLEDIMIPLYSKEPARATQNVDFQSNLNSSVAAVPADATEEDIQRYINDPDPRQRRGHVTSINVYDELGNTRQMGVEFYKMRENVWKMRFKLEDASQVSVDVSGTGGENTKVSGNQELEVSFTPDGKIISVSDGVDSQTTGKLKADISFRIPGNPTAQKFSLNLGEAGLVGGITQFSSDFTTKAVKQDGYPMGYMESFSIDNTGTVTGVFSNGVRQPLARIALANFTNPAGLNKEGDTMYSYSLNSGDANIGEAGSQGRGKINAGLLEMSNVDLSDQFTDMIVTQRGFQANSRTIVTSDQMIQEVLGLKR from the coding sequence ATGATGAGATCACTTTACTCCGGAGTTTCCGGATTGAAAAACCACCAAGTAAGAATGGATGTTATAGGTAACAACATCTCCAACGTGAACACACACGGTTTTAAAACGGAGCGAGTTACTTTCCAAGATATGATCTCGCAAGAGTTACAAGGTGCTTCTGAACCAAATGAAAGGATCGGGGGAACAAACCCGAAACAAGTGGGTCTTGGTTCTCTCATCGCTGCTATCGATAAAATCATGACGCAAGGTGCCTTACAAACAACAGGAAAGAACACCGATGTTGCTGTGTCGGGTGAAGGTTTCTTTATTGTGAAAGATGGTGACAAACAGTTTTATACTCGCGCCGGTGCTTTCAACGTAGATAAAAATGGATTTTATGTAAATCCAGCCAACGGTTTAAAAGTACAAGGTTGGAACTCTCGTTTGGATGAAACAGGAAATAAATACATCAACTCCGCAGGATCTTTGGAAGACATCATGATTCCTCTTTACTCCAAAGAACCAGCTCGTGCCACTCAGAACGTAGATTTTCAATCCAACCTCAATTCTAGTGTTGCAGCAGTTCCCGCGGACGCAACAGAAGAAGACATCCAACGTTATATCAATGATCCAGATCCTCGCCAAAGAAGAGGTCACGTAACATCCATTAATGTTTATGATGAACTTGGGAACACTCGCCAAATGGGTGTTGAGTTTTACAAAATGAGAGAAAACGTATGGAAGATGCGTTTTAAATTGGAAGACGCAAGTCAAGTTTCTGTGGATGTCAGCGGAACAGGTGGGGAAAACACAAAAGTTTCCGGAAACCAAGAGTTAGAAGTCTCCTTTACTCCAGACGGAAAAATCATTTCTGTTTCTGATGGAGTGGATTCTCAAACCACGGGAAAACTCAAAGCCGATATTTCTTTCCGAATTCCAGGAAACCCAACCGCCCAAAAATTCAGTTTGAATTTAGGAGAAGCCGGCCTTGTGGGAGGGATCACTCAGTTCTCTTCTGATTTTACAACCAAAGCAGTGAAACAAGACGGATACCCTATGGGTTATATGGAATCTTTCTCCATCGACAACACAGGAACTGTGACGGGAGTATTTTCCAATGGGGTGCGCCAACCACTCGCAAGGATCGCTCTTGCCAACTTTACAAACCCTGCTGGTCTCAACAAAGAAGGGGACACGATGTATAGTTACTCTCTGAACTCAGGGGATGCCAACATTGGAGAAGCGGGAAGCCAAGGCCGTGGAAAGATCAATGCAGGACTTCTTGAAATGTCAAACGTGGATCTTTCTGACCAGTTTACGGATATGATCGTGACACAAAGGGGATTTCAGGCCAACTCCCGAACCATTGTGACCTCAGACCAAATGATCCAAGAAGTTCTAGGTCTCAAACGATAA
- a CDS encoding flagellar hook-length control protein FliK yields MNVKVPNQNVIQFPQVDWKSSKPAGSENQAFAVRESFGEILEREFQVQSEKKQTGSEYKTIGREKEESSSQSEISKLEDFAKQELNDTSESPKNESITKESSSSEEKEDLTEEEDLDREALEYSIGLATSHADWDRSMVSANQLNEIINKEKTVLLSLQKSAEKSTAYSPKEGNAFIDEAKKLGMSFFQKEGTGKSTDPIILKSQMSLEKESNLVPFPKNEKKSLENKKGNEKLDSLSTKKENIHSGSVVSDLVFAKGKEIKVEVNELTFEHSVRKTDGKLKNNKQTNNGSENPEVSSEQEKSNQTLNSDKMIRSLGIKDKEFQKQDLKVQTPAEKQKQTEAAFIPTIQNSGSSKSGEDGGRPSEERSLKQGFTLTSLESKSIQKAEDIRSSEKTAKPKEPNLKQNLDELIKQARFDIVQNGKSSAEIVMNPKEYGRLTLKVTVDGEKVEGRILVESEELQKSLQNEIQTIKENLKESGLDLQALIIDLWDDGSGLTDRKEQNELYQTMVEAARFRNAENTLGLEESSDSLGSPEFAETKALEFFA; encoded by the coding sequence ATGAACGTAAAAGTCCCAAACCAAAACGTAATTCAATTCCCGCAAGTTGATTGGAAGTCTTCCAAACCTGCTGGTTCCGAAAACCAAGCTTTTGCGGTGCGAGAAAGTTTTGGGGAGATTTTGGAACGAGAATTCCAAGTGCAATCTGAAAAAAAACAAACTGGTTCTGAATACAAAACCATCGGGCGAGAAAAAGAGGAGTCCTCCTCACAATCAGAAATTTCAAAATTAGAAGATTTCGCCAAACAAGAGTTGAATGATACTTCTGAATCCCCAAAAAACGAATCGATTACAAAAGAATCCTCTTCTTCAGAAGAAAAAGAAGATCTTACTGAGGAAGAAGATTTAGACCGTGAGGCATTGGAATATAGTATTGGCCTAGCCACTTCCCATGCGGATTGGGACCGGTCCATGGTTTCGGCAAACCAACTCAATGAAATCATAAATAAGGAAAAAACAGTTTTACTTTCCTTACAAAAGTCTGCGGAAAAATCGACTGCTTATTCTCCGAAAGAAGGAAACGCATTCATTGATGAAGCTAAAAAATTAGGGATGAGTTTTTTTCAGAAAGAGGGAACTGGAAAATCGACAGATCCTATCATACTGAAATCTCAAATGAGTTTGGAAAAAGAATCTAACTTAGTTCCTTTTCCTAAGAATGAAAAAAAGTCCTTAGAAAATAAAAAAGGAAACGAAAAACTAGATTCCTTATCTACTAAAAAAGAAAACATCCATTCCGGTTCCGTGGTCTCTGATTTGGTATTTGCCAAAGGAAAAGAAATTAAAGTAGAAGTAAATGAACTTACTTTCGAACACTCTGTTCGTAAAACAGATGGGAAATTAAAAAATAATAAACAGACAAACAATGGATCGGAAAATCCAGAAGTTTCTTCTGAACAAGAAAAATCTAACCAAACTTTAAATTCTGATAAAATGATTCGATCTCTTGGAATTAAAGACAAAGAATTTCAAAAACAAGATTTGAAAGTGCAAACTCCTGCTGAAAAACAAAAACAGACTGAGGCTGCTTTTATTCCTACCATTCAAAATTCCGGTTCCTCAAAATCAGGAGAAGATGGCGGTCGTCCTTCTGAGGAAAGAAGTTTGAAGCAAGGATTCACTCTAACTTCTTTAGAATCCAAATCCATACAAAAGGCTGAGGACATTCGTTCGTCAGAAAAAACGGCAAAACCAAAAGAACCGAATCTCAAACAAAACTTAGACGAACTCATCAAACAAGCAAGGTTTGATATCGTACAAAATGGAAAGTCTAGTGCCGAGATCGTAATGAATCCTAAAGAATACGGAAGACTTACCTTAAAAGTCACTGTGGACGGCGAAAAAGTCGAAGGGCGTATCCTTGTGGAATCAGAAGAATTGCAAAAATCTCTTCAAAACGAAATCCAAACCATCAAAGAAAACTTAAAAGAATCAGGTCTTGATTTACAAGCTCTCATCATTGATTTATGGGATGATGGAAGTGGACTTACTGATAGAAAAGAACAAAATGAACTCTACCAAACTATGGTAGAAGCCGCTCGGTTTCGTAATGCAGAAAACACTCTCGGACTCGAAGAGTCTTCTGACTCACTTGGTTCCCCTGAGTTTGCGGAAACCAAAGCTTTGGAATTTTTTGCATAA